The following proteins come from a genomic window of Archocentrus centrarchus isolate MPI-CPG fArcCen1 chromosome 3, fArcCen1, whole genome shotgun sequence:
- the lamp1a gene encoding lysosome-associated membrane glycoprotein 1a, protein MRVSHAAAGLSVWFVVLGCIHAVTLEVKDKNSTCIKADLSASFSIAYNTSSAVRTVQISLPNSTTVDTTSSTCGKDGGAPWLVAVFGFGHTLGLSFSTNRSLYDVANLTLQYNLSDTSVFPSANMSGVVTLVSASPGIQAAINTTYRCVSPTVVAVGTANVTFTNMRLQAYMPGNDLSRAESVCMADQTSTTSSPTTVSTTTVAPAPTPTPSGTPEQGNYSVKDTNGTTCLLAQMGLQLNVSYASRSQNKTVQELLNLNPNLTDSSGSCGVSSATLVLTGGQNTTLSFTFTLNSTTSKYRLSGITLFAKWADMSVPFSVSNTSLNFLRSTLGYSYMCNAEQTLFVSAAFSLNTFKLKVQPFGVKTDQFATAEQCQMDQNQMLIPIIVGAALAGLVLITLIAYLIGKRRSHAGYQAI, encoded by the exons GTTGCATTCATGCTGTTACGCTTGAGGTGAAGGATAAGAACTCCACCTGCATTAAAGCTGATCTGTCTGCATCATTCTCCATTGCATACAACACTAGCAGTGCAGTG AGAACAGTGCAGATTTCTTTGCCCAACTCTACCACAGTGGATACAACAAGCAGCACGTGTGGCAAGGATGGTGGCGCCCCCTGGCTGGTGGCAGTGTTTGGATTTGGCCACACTCTTGGGCTGAGCTTTTCAACCAATAGGAGTCTGTATGATGTTGCTAACCTGACTCTGCAGTACAACCTGAGTGACACTTCGGTGTTCCCCAGTGCCAACATGTCCG GTGTGGTCACGTTAGTGTCTGCTTCTCCTGGGATTCAGGCAGCAATCAACACCACCTACCGATGTGTGAGCCCTACTGTTGTTGCAGTCGGCACTGCAAATGTCACTTTCACCAACATGAGGCTACAGGCGTACATGCCAGGAAATGACCTGAGTCGAGCAG AAAGTGTATGTATGGCAGATCAAACCAGTACAACAAGTTCACCTACTACTGTCAGTACTACAACAGTAGCTCCAGCTCCAACTCCAACCCCTTCAGGAACACCTGAGCAGGGCAACTACTCTGTAAAGGACACCAACGGCACCACGTGTCTCCTGGCTCAAATGGGGCTGCAGCTCAACGTCTCCTATGCTTCTCGGTCTCAGAATAAG aCTGTTCAGGAACTATTAAACCTCAATCCTAATCTGACAGATTCATCGGGATCATGTGGAGTCAGCAGTGCTACACTGGTTTTGACAGGGGGGCAAAATACTACgctcagcttcactttcactctG AACTCCACAACCAGCAAGTATCGCCTGAGTGGGATAACACTGTTCGCTAAGTGGGCCGATATGAGTG TTCCCTTCTCAGTGAGTAACACCAGTCTCAACTTCCTGCGGAGTACGCTGGGCTACTCCTACATGTGCAACGCAGAGCAGACTCTGTTTGTGTCAGCGGCCTTTTCTCTCAACACATTCAAACTCAAAGTCCAGCCTTTTGGTGTCAAGACTGACCAGTTTGCTACAG CGGAGCAGtgtcagatggaccaaaacCAGATGTTGATCCCCATCATTGTTGGAGCAGCTCTTGCCGGTCTGGTGCTGATCACCCTCATTGCATACCTAATAGGCAAGAGGAGGAGCCACGCTGGGTACCAGGCCATCTGA